The Deltaproteobacteria bacterium genome window below encodes:
- a CDS encoding M48 family metallopeptidase, translated as MQTKTSWQAFYYDGRTAGKKPCIVSLSASSLFIKLKSKTTYEWPLANIEQTQGFFKGEPVRLEYKGASVLVEGEEFLKALMAVSPDNRFHGSKIRKKRTAIIAVLSLISFAALIALHFWGIPAAASRIAAHIPVKWEERLGASVVKNLTERERLCENEDLKKYMDEMVRRLNESIPENPYTFKIYVAKNKMVNALAAPGGHIIVFTGLIEATNSPEELAAVLAHEFQHVLKKHATKYIIQSLSTSFLFAAILGDASVAANAAMILSITNYSRTLEEEADSEAVELLIKSDIDPAALKTFFSTLEKKDPKMPEALRYISTHPMTGDRIKNIEKKIAGQTFNTTPIFPDSEWKDIKPAFCAKTETAEKKPEETAPETPKQ; from the coding sequence ATGCAGACAAAGACCTCATGGCAGGCGTTTTACTACGACGGCCGCACGGCAGGAAAAAAGCCGTGCATTGTTTCTCTGTCCGCCTCATCTCTTTTTATAAAACTCAAAAGCAAGACTACTTACGAATGGCCGCTCGCAAACATAGAGCAGACTCAGGGGTTTTTCAAGGGGGAACCCGTAAGGCTCGAATATAAAGGCGCCTCGGTGCTCGTGGAAGGCGAAGAGTTTTTAAAGGCCCTTATGGCAGTCTCCCCGGATAACAGATTTCACGGCTCCAAAATACGCAAAAAGCGTACCGCAATTATAGCGGTACTCTCGCTTATTTCCTTTGCCGCCCTTATTGCGCTCCATTTCTGGGGCATTCCTGCCGCAGCATCCAGGATAGCAGCGCACATTCCGGTAAAATGGGAGGAGCGTCTCGGGGCCTCGGTGGTAAAAAACCTGACCGAAAGAGAAAGGCTCTGCGAAAACGAAGACCTTAAAAAGTACATGGACGAGATGGTGCGCCGCTTAAACGAATCCATTCCGGAAAACCCGTATACCTTCAAAATCTACGTCGCAAAAAACAAAATGGTAAACGCCCTTGCGGCTCCAGGCGGGCACATAATCGTATTTACCGGGCTCATTGAGGCGACAAATTCCCCGGAGGAACTGGCAGCCGTCCTTGCCCACGAGTTCCAGCATGTTCTTAAAAAACATGCGACAAAATACATTATTCAGAGCCTGTCTACGAGCTTTCTATTTGCCGCGATTTTGGGCGACGCAAGCGTGGCGGCAAATGCCGCGATGATTCTATCCATCACAAACTACAGCAGAACTCTCGAGGAAGAAGCAGATAGCGAAGCAGTCGAACTGCTGATAAAATCCGACATAGACCCGGCTGCCCTGAAAACATTTTTCTCGACTTTGGAAAAAAAAGACCCGAAGATGCCGGAGGCGCTGCGCTATATTTCAACGCATCCTATGACAGGCGACAGGATAAAAAACATCGAGAAAAAAATCGCGGGACAAACATTTAACACAACGCCGATTTTCCCGGACTCCGAATGGAAGGATATAAAGCCGGCGTTTTGCGCCAAAACAGAAACCGCAGAGAAAAAACCGGAAGAAACCGCGCCGGAGACGCCAAAACAGTAA
- a CDS encoding amidohydrolase family protein, with translation MNYKSLIASAVVALIFVFAGAAVSAVAEKSNAPYDIVIKNGRVMDPDTNFDAMGYNVGIRGSTITAVTKDDIKGTIEIDAKGRAVTPGFIDVLSYDPIEYGVKYKISDGVTTNLALHGGTVKMGPWYKSFEGKTAVNFGAAFFYMAARGELGISIYKAATGADIEKLKKTAQKALDDGALAIGISLEYAPGITAEEVEAMARIAAAYKVPVFFHARYSDMEEPGTNFDALREIIDVAKKTGAAVHVDHINSTGGTFSMNESVAMVKKAIADGIDITACIYPYDYWATHLNMARFDGDWQKRFRIGYNDLQLGASTERLTEESFKKYRKQGKLAVAYAIPAEDVVAAIKAPFVMIGSDGILNPGNNNHPRGAGAFVRTIAVYAREKNVITLMEAIAKMTIMPAKRLERGAPVFKKKGRLSVGADADILIFDPENVRDTATVVKPNSHSVGMDYVIVGGVIVKDENGVRRNVAPGRALKSSR, from the coding sequence TTGAATTATAAAAGCCTTATTGCGTCAGCGGTTGTTGCGCTGATTTTTGTTTTTGCCGGAGCCGCAGTTTCCGCTGTAGCTGAAAAAAGCAACGCGCCCTATGACATAGTCATAAAGAACGGCCGCGTCATGGACCCGGATACGAACTTCGACGCGATGGGCTATAATGTCGGCATCAGAGGTTCAACCATTACGGCTGTCACAAAGGACGATATAAAGGGCACAATCGAGATAGATGCAAAGGGCCGCGCCGTTACTCCCGGATTTATTGACGTGCTTTCTTACGACCCGATTGAGTACGGCGTAAAGTACAAGATATCGGACGGCGTTACCACAAACCTCGCGCTCCACGGCGGAACGGTGAAGATGGGGCCGTGGTACAAAAGCTTCGAAGGAAAAACAGCCGTTAACTTCGGGGCCGCGTTTTTTTACATGGCTGCCAGGGGAGAGCTTGGCATCTCCATTTATAAGGCGGCAACCGGAGCTGACATAGAAAAACTGAAAAAGACGGCTCAAAAGGCCCTTGACGACGGGGCCCTTGCCATAGGCATAAGCCTCGAGTACGCGCCGGGCATAACTGCGGAAGAAGTCGAGGCAATGGCAAGGATAGCGGCCGCTTATAAGGTTCCGGTCTTTTTTCACGCAAGATATTCGGACATGGAGGAGCCGGGCACGAACTTCGATGCGCTAAGGGAAATCATAGATGTCGCGAAAAAAACGGGCGCGGCCGTACACGTTGACCATATAAACAGCACCGGCGGCACCTTCTCCATGAACGAATCCGTTGCCATGGTAAAAAAGGCAATTGCCGATGGCATTGACATAACGGCGTGTATTTATCCGTATGATTACTGGGCAACGCATCTTAACATGGCAAGGTTCGACGGTGACTGGCAAAAACGCTTCAGGATAGGTTATAATGATTTGCAGCTTGGCGCCTCGACCGAAAGGCTTACTGAGGAAAGTTTCAAGAAATACAGAAAGCAGGGCAAGCTCGCTGTTGCATACGCAATACCCGCGGAGGATGTCGTAGCCGCGATAAAGGCGCCGTTTGTGATGATAGGGAGCGACGGTATTTTAAACCCCGGAAACAACAATCACCCGAGAGGGGCAGGCGCGTTCGTAAGGACGATTGCGGTTTATGCGAGGGAAAAAAACGTTATTACTCTTATGGAAGCAATAGCAAAGATGACCATAATGCCGGCAAAGAGGCTTGAGCGCGGAGCGCCTGTGTTCAAAAAGAAGGGCAGGCTCTCCGTTGGCGCCGATGCCGATATACTTATTTTTGACCCGGAGAATGTCAGGGATACCGCGACGGTTGTCAAGCCGAACTCGCATTCCGTTGGCATGGATTATGTCATAGTCGGCGGCGTTATCGTTAAGGACGAAAACGGCGTTAGAAGGAATGTAGCGCCCGGGCGGGCGCTTAAATCCTCGAGATAG
- a CDS encoding zinc-ribbon domain-containing protein, which translates to MIITCPSCSHTDDVDESLIPANAVRVVCKQCGNKFPLLRPAAASTPPPFTGAASAEKTIAYYQADNTGHKAPPPTANAPQNIKESPAFRGSGEQLFILYLVTMLLSAATLGIYYFWGKIKIRKYIYGQTEFLGDRFQFTGTGLELFIGWLKAVGLLAILIVIPNQLSTFVSPVFGILSLLGFLLLVPIALVGSRRYKLTRTTWQGIKFSFTGSIGQCFKVFALGYFLTGITFSIYYPYLHASMQEFLRGNTRYGSTPFAYDGKGGDLIGSWVITMLLFIPTLGIMGLWFRAKRVRYDWEHTTFDNMRFKCSITPGKYIGFEITNYLILIFTAWIAYPWVLARRMRFNIENLSLEGTVDFEKIRQTADQASATGEGLMDSFEMDFGFGI; encoded by the coding sequence GTGATAATTACCTGCCCAAGCTGCTCTCATACCGACGACGTAGACGAATCGCTTATTCCGGCCAATGCCGTGCGCGTTGTCTGCAAACAATGCGGCAACAAGTTTCCTTTGTTAAGACCCGCAGCCGCATCAACGCCGCCGCCTTTTACAGGCGCAGCCTCGGCCGAAAAAACAATCGCCTATTATCAGGCCGATAACACCGGCCACAAAGCCCCGCCGCCAACGGCAAACGCGCCGCAAAATATCAAAGAGAGCCCGGCATTTCGCGGAAGCGGTGAACAGCTATTTATCCTGTACCTTGTCACAATGCTTTTATCCGCGGCAACGCTTGGCATATATTACTTCTGGGGAAAAATAAAAATAAGAAAATATATCTACGGACAAACCGAATTCCTCGGCGACCGTTTTCAATTCACAGGCACGGGGCTCGAGCTCTTTATAGGGTGGCTCAAAGCCGTTGGCCTTCTTGCTATCCTTATAGTTATTCCCAACCAGCTATCAACCTTTGTAAGCCCTGTCTTCGGCATATTATCGCTTCTCGGTTTTCTTCTCCTTGTTCCGATAGCCCTGGTCGGCTCGCGCAGGTATAAACTTACGCGCACGACCTGGCAGGGAATAAAATTTTCCTTTACCGGCTCCATCGGCCAATGCTTCAAGGTCTTCGCCCTTGGCTACTTTCTTACAGGCATCACATTCAGCATCTATTACCCGTATTTACACGCATCGATGCAGGAATTTCTCAGAGGCAACACCAGATACGGTTCAACGCCGTTTGCATACGACGGCAAGGGAGGCGACCTTATAGGCTCCTGGGTCATTACCATGCTTCTTTTCATACCGACCCTCGGCATCATGGGACTGTGGTTTCGGGCAAAACGCGTGCGCTACGACTGGGAACACACCACCTTCGACAATATGCGCTTCAAATGCTCCATAACGCCAGGTAAATATATAGGCTTCGAAATAACAAACTACCTTATACTGATATTCACCGCATGGATAGCATATCCTTGGGTGCTGGCCCGCCGCATGCGCTTTAATATTGAAAATCTCTCTCTCGAAGGCACGGTCGACTTCGAAAAAATAAGACAAACGGCCGACCAGGCCTCGGCAACCGGTGAAGGCCTTATGGACAGCTTTGAAATGGATTTCGGCTTCGGAATCTAG
- a CDS encoding 2'-deoxycytidine 5'-triphosphate deaminase: protein MKPSAAKTGVLSFQELKAAVKNGWIKTLNGVEEAQIQPASMDLRLGPKAYRLVSSFLPESGAVSDKLKTTGNYHSDLVMYEVDISSGGILERGSVYLIPLMEELVLPANVEGKANPKSTTGRLDVFARVITDRNPRFDEIPAGYRGRLYLEVMPRSFTINVKAGLSLVQLRLRRGDCTIKDDKLKELNKKTRLIYDGDKHIDNDNVRISNGIFMGVDLAGEKNSPVIGYKSKRNSHVVDLTKKNYYNIDEFWEPIHRNSKGTLILEPEEFYILASKEKIRIPAGYASEMVPYEAGSGELRTHYAGFFDPGFGFGKKGELKGTKAVLEVRAHDVPFMIAHGQTFCKLFFEKMSQTPDIVYGPKIGSSYQYQTITLSKQFRNG from the coding sequence ATGAAGCCATCTGCCGCAAAAACAGGGGTATTGAGCTTTCAGGAGCTTAAGGCCGCGGTAAAGAACGGTTGGATAAAGACCTTAAACGGCGTTGAAGAAGCGCAGATACAGCCTGCGAGCATGGATCTAAGGCTCGGGCCAAAGGCCTACAGGCTTGTTTCGAGCTTTCTTCCCGAGAGCGGCGCTGTAAGCGATAAGCTGAAAACCACCGGTAATTATCATTCCGACCTCGTTATGTACGAGGTAGACATAAGCAGTGGCGGCATACTGGAGAGGGGAAGCGTTTATCTTATCCCTCTTATGGAAGAGCTTGTGCTGCCTGCGAATGTAGAGGGTAAGGCCAACCCCAAGTCTACGACCGGAAGGCTCGACGTATTCGCGCGCGTGATAACCGATAGAAACCCGAGGTTCGATGAAATACCGGCAGGGTATCGCGGGCGGCTTTATCTTGAGGTAATGCCGAGGTCGTTTACCATAAACGTCAAGGCAGGGCTTAGCCTCGTGCAGCTAAGACTTAGGCGCGGCGACTGCACCATCAAGGATGACAAGCTAAAGGAGCTTAATAAAAAAACCAGGCTCATATATGACGGCGATAAGCATATAGATAACGATAATGTCAGGATATCAAACGGCATATTCATGGGTGTTGACCTTGCGGGCGAGAAAAACAGCCCTGTAATAGGGTATAAGAGCAAAAGAAACAGCCATGTTGTTGATTTAACTAAGAAAAATTACTATAATATAGACGAATTCTGGGAACCTATACATAGGAACAGCAAGGGCACTCTTATACTCGAACCCGAGGAGTTCTATATACTCGCTTCAAAGGAAAAAATCCGGATACCTGCCGGGTACGCAAGCGAGATGGTGCCTTATGAGGCAGGCTCGGGCGAACTAAGGACGCATTATGCCGGGTTCTTTGACCCGGGGTTCGGGTTTGGCAAAAAGGGAGAACTAAAGGGCACAAAGGCCGTGCTCGAGGTAAGGGCGCACGATGTTCCGTTCATGATAGCGCATGGCCAGACTTTTTGTAAGTTGTTTTTTGAAAAGATGAGCCAGACGCCGGATATCGTTTACGGTCCGAAGATAGGTTCGTCATATCAGTACCAGACCATAACCCTCAGTAAACAGTTCAGGAACGGTTAG
- a CDS encoding DNA translocase FtsK 4TM domain-containing protein, whose protein sequence is MAKPEEKKRGIKTELAGVFFLTLALLSALSLIFYHAGVDPTQGVGLLGNNITWMMFAGIGYSAYFFPLLLFFLSFVFLIRHGEGFNIAKALSLVLFFTASCAIFSFIFDGAVAGGVFGELIERNLAGYVGKAGGIIIFSAVFLVSLRIGTGLPVIQIFDKTARALWFVTKGVYGAGRFFGKKAAELKKEEIEAEKPKKQAKEKPETEEAAKEPVQEKKAEKRAPNIVTLEQEKSKKKKAEPVQEELGFTQSTGGAYQLPSTTLLEAPEKEQAAADKEVLLTNSKILEKKLKDFDVDGSVVEVRFGPVVTTYEFEPAPGVKVNKIVNLADDLALALRAHSIRILAPIPGKAVVGVEVPNVSKSSITLREILEGQDFKKNKSRLSLALGKDISGEHYVADLAKMPHLLVAGATGSGKSVSVNVMILSILFKATPEEVRFLMVDPKMLELSIYDGIPHLLKPVITDVKRANTMLRGAVVEMERRYKLMSELGAKNIEGYNALVAEKPGHSDTDHKKLPFIVVVIDELADLMMVAGKDVEDSLVRLSQMARAAGIHLLVATQRPSVDVITGLIKANFPARISFQVPSKTDSRTILDAGGAEALLGQGDMLFMPPGAGKLLRLHGCYVSEKDIKKVTDFLKKQGKPVYHDEIMDEKTVERIAEAEDLGEEFMAKYMEAVEMAQKMEMISTSYIQRRFRIGYNTAARIIEKMEQDGVVGPAQGSKPREVIKRGIGE, encoded by the coding sequence ATGGCAAAACCCGAAGAAAAAAAACGAGGGATAAAGACCGAGCTCGCGGGCGTGTTTTTCCTGACACTCGCGCTTTTATCGGCGCTTAGTCTTATATTTTACCACGCAGGTGTTGACCCGACGCAGGGGGTGGGGCTTCTCGGAAATAACATTACGTGGATGATGTTTGCTGGCATCGGCTACAGCGCGTATTTCTTTCCGCTGCTTCTTTTCTTTCTTTCCTTTGTATTTCTTATAAGGCACGGCGAGGGGTTTAACATAGCAAAGGCCCTTAGCCTTGTTCTTTTCTTTACCGCGTCGTGTGCGATATTTTCTTTTATCTTCGACGGCGCCGTGGCAGGCGGCGTTTTCGGCGAACTTATTGAGAGAAATCTTGCTGGGTACGTCGGCAAGGCAGGCGGCATAATCATATTCAGCGCGGTATTTCTTGTTTCTCTTAGAATAGGCACCGGACTTCCGGTCATACAGATATTCGATAAAACAGCGAGAGCGCTTTGGTTCGTTACAAAGGGCGTTTACGGCGCTGGGCGGTTTTTCGGCAAGAAGGCGGCAGAGCTTAAGAAAGAAGAGATTGAAGCGGAAAAGCCGAAAAAGCAGGCAAAGGAAAAACCCGAGACAGAAGAAGCCGCAAAAGAGCCTGTGCAGGAAAAGAAGGCGGAAAAGCGCGCGCCAAATATCGTTACGCTCGAGCAGGAAAAATCGAAAAAGAAAAAGGCCGAGCCGGTACAGGAAGAACTCGGCTTTACGCAGTCTACGGGCGGAGCCTACCAGCTTCCGTCGACAACCCTTCTCGAGGCTCCGGAAAAGGAACAGGCGGCCGCTGATAAGGAAGTGCTTCTTACCAATTCGAAGATACTCGAGAAAAAACTCAAGGACTTCGATGTCGACGGCTCGGTTGTCGAGGTCCGGTTTGGCCCGGTTGTCACGACCTACGAGTTCGAACCCGCCCCGGGCGTAAAGGTCAACAAGATAGTCAACCTCGCAGACGACCTGGCGCTCGCGCTTAGGGCGCATTCCATACGCATACTTGCCCCGATCCCGGGGAAGGCTGTCGTGGGAGTAGAGGTGCCAAACGTCTCCAAGTCCAGTATAACGTTAAGAGAGATACTGGAAGGCCAGGACTTCAAGAAAAACAAAAGCAGGCTTTCGCTCGCGCTCGGTAAGGACATCTCCGGAGAGCACTACGTTGCCGATCTCGCGAAGATGCCGCACCTTCTCGTTGCAGGAGCAACGGGCTCGGGTAAAAGCGTTTCCGTAAACGTCATGATACTTAGCATCCTTTTCAAGGCCACTCCCGAAGAGGTTCGCTTTCTTATGGTGGACCCGAAGATGCTCGAGCTTTCCATATATGACGGCATACCGCACCTTCTAAAGCCTGTTATAACCGATGTTAAACGCGCAAATACGATGCTTCGGGGCGCTGTCGTTGAGATGGAGCGAAGGTATAAGCTCATGAGCGAGCTTGGTGCAAAGAATATAGAAGGCTATAACGCGCTCGTTGCCGAAAAACCCGGGCATTCGGATACGGACCATAAGAAGCTTCCCTTTATAGTGGTGGTCATCGACGAGCTTGCCGACCTGATGATGGTAGCGGGTAAGGATGTCGAGGACTCTCTCGTGAGGCTTTCGCAGATGGCAAGGGCCGCCGGCATACATCTTCTCGTGGCAACGCAGAGGCCCTCGGTGGACGTCATAACCGGGCTCATAAAGGCTAATTTTCCGGCGCGTATTTCATTTCAGGTGCCGTCGAAGACCGATTCGCGCACCATACTCGATGCCGGAGGAGCGGAGGCGCTCCTTGGTCAGGGCGATATGCTCTTCATGCCGCCCGGCGCGGGAAAGCTTTTGAGGCTGCACGGTTGCTATGTGTCCGAAAAAGACATAAAGAAGGTCACGGACTTCTTAAAAAAGCAGGGTAAGCCTGTTTATCATGATGAGATAATGGATGAAAAGACCGTTGAAAGGATTGCCGAGGCCGAGGACCTAGGCGAGGAGTTCATGGCCAAGTACATGGAAGCGGTCGAGATGGCGCAGAAGATGGAGATGATATCCACTTCTTATATACAAAGGCGTTTTCGCATCGGATATAACACTGCAGCGCGCATAATAGAGAAGATGGAGCAGGACGGGGTCGTTGGGCCTGCGCAGGGCAGCAAGCCCAGAGAAGTCATAAAAAGAGGAATAGGCGAGTAG
- a CDS encoding response regulator gives MNAKKKILALDDQKPMQNILNFALKKEFDITVVDKARKAIEKLKAEKFDMALLDIALDGDETDGIGVAEQLQALAINVPIVFLTSFSKESLDEEQLARIGRLTNLKFYQIKPITPHELIDKIKQTIG, from the coding sequence ATGAATGCCAAGAAAAAGATATTGGCTCTCGATGACCAGAAGCCAATGCAAAATATTTTGAATTTTGCATTGAAAAAGGAATTCGATATAACCGTTGTCGACAAGGCGCGTAAAGCAATCGAGAAGTTAAAGGCAGAAAAATTCGATATGGCGCTTTTGGACATTGCGCTCGACGGCGACGAGACCGACGGCATCGGGGTTGCCGAGCAGCTGCAGGCCCTTGCAATAAACGTTCCGATAGTATTTCTTACTTCATTTTCAAAGGAAAGTCTCGACGAGGAGCAGCTTGCACGCATAGGCAGGCTTACGAATCTGAAGTTCTACCAGATAAAACCGATAACCCCGCACGAATTGATAGATAAAATAAAGCAGACCATCGGTTAA
- a CDS encoding polymer-forming cytoskeletal protein, producing MFKKKTAEQPVTEATGYIGSGTYIEGKVRYNGTLRIDGHFKGEIESEGFLIVGERGKAEGVMKIDNALLCGEVRGSVIGKDKIELRSPGRIYADIQAPTIIMGEGVLFEGSCVMVKKPGTGPKEPVEISTDYDGKKK from the coding sequence ATGTTTAAGAAAAAAACAGCAGAGCAGCCTGTTACCGAAGCTACCGGATACATCGGAAGCGGGACATATATAGAAGGTAAGGTCCGTTATAACGGCACGCTCAGGATAGACGGGCATTTTAAGGGCGAGATAGAGTCCGAGGGATTCTTGATAGTGGGCGAGAGGGGCAAGGCCGAAGGCGTGATGAAGATAGACAATGCTCTTCTTTGCGGCGAGGTGAGAGGCTCTGTTATAGGAAAAGATAAAATAGAATTGAGGTCCCCGGGGCGCATATACGCCGATATCCAGGCGCCGACGATAATCATGGGCGAAGGTGTGCTTTTCGAGGGCAGCTGCGTGATGGTTAAAAAGCCCGGCACCGGGCCAAAAGAGCCGGTCGAGATATCCACCGATTATGATGGCAAGAAAAAATAA
- a CDS encoding outer membrane lipoprotein carrier protein LolA, which produces MKKVFLKTGATLVAASIIFISTAASALDIKEVIKGVQSKYSGISTVQASFKQDTYYKELKQRDSSTGSVSLKKPGKMKFVYKDPIQDEILSDGKKFIYYQPDIAQAVESPLTEGPPAVAIGFLMGEGDFEKDFNASDLKKTESGYAFTLAPKEKDRVIKSIRVETSDEFLVFKVVVDDAYGGETTMTLTNIRVNEDIKDSFFKFKTPKGVKIIKP; this is translated from the coding sequence ATGAAAAAGGTTTTTTTGAAAACAGGCGCAACACTTGTTGCCGCAAGTATTATTTTTATTTCAACGGCTGCGTCTGCTTTGGATATCAAAGAAGTCATCAAAGGCGTGCAGAGCAAATATTCCGGCATAAGCACGGTGCAGGCTTCCTTTAAGCAAGACACATATTATAAGGAGCTAAAGCAGCGCGATTCTTCCACCGGCAGCGTGTCCCTTAAGAAACCGGGGAAGATGAAGTTCGTATATAAAGACCCGATACAGGACGAAATCCTAAGCGACGGTAAAAAGTTCATATACTATCAGCCAGACATTGCGCAGGCAGTAGAGTCGCCGCTTACCGAAGGCCCGCCTGCGGTTGCGATAGGGTTTCTCATGGGCGAGGGAGATTTCGAAAAAGATTTCAATGCCTCTGATTTGAAGAAAACAGAGAGCGGTTATGCGTTTACTCTTGCGCCAAAGGAAAAGGACAGGGTAATAAAGTCGATACGCGTTGAAACGAGCGATGAGTTTCTGGTCTTCAAGGTCGTTGTCGACGATGCATACGGCGGCGAGACGACCATGACGCTCACGAACATTCGCGTTAACGAGGATATAAAGGATAGTTTTTTCAAATTCAAAACGCCAAAGGGCGTTAAAATCATAAAACCGTAG
- a CDS encoding branched-chain amino acid transaminase: MSNIETKKIWMDGKLIDWKDATVHVLTHSLHYGLGVFEGVRCYKCENGKSAVFRLKEHTDRLFDSAHIMQMEIPFTKDEINKAVVETIKANDLKEAYIRPLVFLGSGGMGVLPKQNPVRVSIAVWEWGAYLGEEGISKGIRTRISSFTRHHVNVSMTRSKTSGHYVNSILAKREAIKDGYDEGILLDTEGYVAEGSGENIFIVKNGVLKTPPLTSVLNGITRDSVRRIAEDMGMTVVEQRFTRDELYIADEAFFTGTAAEVTPIREVDNRKIGEGKRGPVTEKIQTTFFDAIKGKSKKYESWLTYF; the protein is encoded by the coding sequence ATGTCCAATATAGAGACAAAGAAAATATGGATGGACGGAAAACTCATAGATTGGAAGGACGCGACAGTACACGTCCTTACCCATTCGCTGCACTACGGGCTCGGCGTGTTCGAAGGGGTGCGCTGCTATAAGTGCGAAAACGGCAAGAGCGCGGTCTTTAGGCTAAAGGAACACACAGACAGGCTCTTTGATTCGGCGCACATAATGCAGATGGAGATACCGTTTACAAAAGACGAGATAAACAAGGCCGTGGTCGAGACCATAAAGGCCAATGACCTTAAAGAGGCCTACATAAGGCCGCTTGTGTTTCTCGGAAGCGGCGGCATGGGCGTGCTGCCAAAGCAGAACCCCGTGCGCGTGTCCATTGCAGTGTGGGAGTGGGGCGCTTACCTCGGGGAAGAGGGTATCTCGAAGGGCATAAGGACGAGGATATCGTCATTTACGCGCCATCACGTGAACGTTTCGATGACGAGATCCAAGACCAGCGGCCATTACGTGAATTCCATACTTGCCAAGCGCGAAGCCATAAAGGACGGGTATGACGAAGGCATTCTTCTTGATACCGAAGGCTACGTTGCCGAAGGGAGCGGAGAAAATATCTTCATCGTAAAGAACGGGGTTCTAAAGACACCGCCGCTTACCTCCGTGCTAAACGGCATCACCAGGGACTCGGTGCGCCGCATTGCAGAGGACATGGGCATGACGGTCGTTGAGCAGCGTTTCACCAGGGACGAGCTCTATATCGCGGACGAGGCGTTCTTCACAGGAACGGCTGCCGAGGTTACGCCTATTAGAGAGGTCGATAACAGGAAGATAGGCGAGGGTAAACGCGGCCCGGTAACGGAGAAGATACAGACAACGTTCTTCGATGCGATAAAGGGCAAGAGTAAAAAATACGAAAGCTGGCTGACGTATTTCTAG
- a CDS encoding YajQ family cyclic di-GMP-binding protein yields the protein MPSFDVVSKVDEQEIDNAVNQAIKEMGQRYDFKGSKSEIKWEKKGEIVMIGDDDMKLEAVKDMLHTKLAKRGVPIKALDYGKVEEISGGLKKQVAKIVQGIPQEKAKEIVKIIKDSKLKVQAQIQGDQLRVTAKQIDDLQEVIGMLKTKSLDIALQFVNMRA from the coding sequence ATGCCGTCGTTTGACGTGGTATCAAAGGTGGATGAGCAGGAGATAGACAACGCAGTGAATCAGGCAATCAAGGAAATGGGGCAGCGTTACGACTTCAAGGGCTCCAAGTCCGAGATAAAGTGGGAAAAGAAGGGCGAGATAGTGATGATAGGCGATGATGACATGAAGCTCGAGGCGGTAAAGGACATGCTGCACACCAAGCTTGCAAAGCGCGGCGTGCCGATAAAGGCCCTTGACTACGGCAAGGTCGAGGAAATATCGGGCGGCTTGAAAAAACAGGTTGCGAAGATTGTGCAGGGCATACCGCAGGAAAAGGCAAAGGAGATAGTGAAGATAATAAAGGATTCGAAGTTAAAGGTGCAGGCGCAGATACAGGGCGACCAGCTTCGTGTCACAGCCAAGCAGATAGACGACCTTCAGGAGGTTATCGGGATGCTCAAAACAAAATCGCTCGATATAGCGCTCCAGTTCGTCAACATGCGGGCGTAG